The Marinomonas profundi DNA segment TTCTTTTATGTGTCTATCTTGGTCACAATATGAAAACAGCTTGAATACAAAAATGCTCCTTTAAATTAAAGTTTTAGTAGGCCTATTTTCAGCAAAATCTGCGTACAGTGCATAATTCGATAAAAAGCACACAATACCGTAAAGCCTAAAACGCCTCGCAGCATTGTAAGCAAGGGTGATGTTCATAAAGAACACCACGCGTCAAGGTCAGGCGTAACTGATGAACTAATCTCGGCCACAAAATACACCAAACCGTTTGTCAAAGTCATAACTCTCACTTTTCCTTTAAATTGAACCTACATTTTAGTAGCAAAATTCTCTCAAAATCATCCCTCCCCCAAGCACCGCTTTAAGATAGACAAAGGCTACACCCATTTTTTGTCGAACTGCATGTGTTTTAAATAGATATCAATGAACTTTTGTACGGCTGGTAGTTTTTCACGGTTTTTACAACTGTATAAATAAAAATTCCGGTAAATAATGGGGTCACAAATAGGAACCATCACCAACCCGCTCTGCTTAACCGATTCAAAGGCATAAGGCAAACACAAAGTCACACCTAGGCCGTTTTTCACCATACTCAGCGCTGTGGACATAAAATTCACCTGATGCTTTGGACTGATAATATAGTCGGCCGAGTCGCGCACTAAATTTTCTACTAATAGATCAGTAAACGATCCACGCAGTGTAATAAGCTCTAAAGGGGCGATGTCTTTCCATCGGATGCTACCGCCTGTGGCGATGGGGTGAGTTGGCATGGTGGCCAAATGAAATGGTTGAGAAAAAATTAAGCGTTTACTCAGCGCCACTTGCAACTTACGCTCTGGTCCAATACCAATATCGGCCTCCCCACTGCTGACAATATCTTGTACTTTTTCCACACCGCAGTCGATCATGCTGACTTCCACTTGTGGATACATGGTGTTGTATAGTGCAATGATTCTAGGCAGCTCAACCGACGCCAATTGCTGAGCAACTGCTATTCTGACCTTGCCATAATCGAGCTCTTTTAAGCCTTTAACCTCGTTAGTTAGTGTTTCCATCTCATCAAGCATTCGAATAACAGCTGGAAGAATATTTCGGCCTGCTTCAGAGGTTTCAAGCTTTCTAGTCGAACGGTCAAACAACCCAAGTTCTAAGTTTGACTCTAATTCCTTGATAATACTACTCAAGGCCGATTGGGTAATATGTAAAGTGTCTGCTGCTTTGGTAAAACTCCCCTCTTGATGTACCGCCAGAAAAGCTCGTAATTGCCTTAATGTTACATTCATTAGATTTACCCATATATATATCAATAAAATCTGTTTGTCTTATAAGTATATACCTTTTACTATTTTTTCATCAAAACAAATACACAAAAGAATAACTTTAAAAGGGTTTAAGGACTTATGGACACGAAGAAAACATTTGTACCTGTCGAGAGAAATAGTGATTTTTCCATCCACAATTTGCCCTATGGGATTTTCAGTAGCGATTCATTGAGTCCACGCGTTGGGGTAGCTATTGGCAATCAAATATTGGACTTAAGCCAGCTCGAATCTGCTGGTCTTTTACCAACCTCAGACATGCCTGTCTTTCACAACAACACGCTGAACCCTTTTATCTCGCTTGGCAAAGCCATTTGGCAACAAACCAGAGCTCGCCTACAATCGCTATTAGATGCAGACAACCCTGAACTGCGCGACAACCAAGCCTTACGCGCTAGCGCCTTGATTGAGCAAGCAATAGTTCAAATGCATTTACCCATTCATGTGCCTTCTTATACAGATTTCTACTCGTCTCGTGAGCACGCCTTTAACGTTGGATGCATGTTCCGAGGTCCAGAAAACGCTCTGATGCCTAACTGGACTGAATTGCCTGTAGGCTACAATGGCCGTGCTAGTTCTGTAGTGGTCAGTGGCACAGATATTGTGCGTCCGAGTGGCCAAATTAAAGCGCCGGATGCAGAACGCCCTGTTTTCTCACCCTGCCGAAAGCTGGATTTTGAACTGGAAACTGGCTTCATTGTGGGCCGTTCTAACGCACTAGGTAAGCCGATTCCTGTCGAAGAGGCACACGAGCATATCTTTGGTATGGTATTGCTCAATGATTGGTCAGCGCGTGACATACAACAATGGGAATACATACCGCTAGGGCCTTTTAACTCCAAAACTTTTGGCTCTTCTATATCTCCATGGGTAGTAACACTCGACGCATTAGAACTGTTTCGATGCCCTGCGCCTAAACAAGAACCTCTTCCTCTGCCTTACCTACGCGAAACACGCGATAACAACTATGACATCAATCTTGAAGTATCGTTTGATGTGGCGGGTGAAGAAACGGTGATCAGTAAAACCAACTTCAAATACATGTACTGGACCATGGCTCAGCAACTGACTCACCACGCAATCAGTGGCTGCAACATGCAAGTAGGCGACTTGTTAGGCTCTGGCACCATTTCAGGTAAAGAAAAAAACAGCCGCGGTAGCTTACTCGAACTGACTTGGAATATGTCTGAAGCGTTAACGCTTCAGAATGGCGAATCACGCCACTTTATTGAAGATGGTGACAGTATCGTTATGCGAGGTTACGCGCAAAAAGATAACGTACGAGTAGGTTTTGGTGAAGTACGAGGAAAAGTCCTTCCTGCTCACAATTTTAACTTTTAAGGCAAGATCATGATTCAGCTTTACAGTTATTTTAGAAGCTCAGCCGCATATAGAGTGCGCATTGCTTTGAACCTCAAAGAAATGCCGTATGAGTATATTCCTGTTCATTTGCTTAACAATGGAGGAGAACAACACAGTAGCCACTATGCATCTTTGAATCCTATGAAACTCTTGCCAACGCTGGTGGATAAACAGACTGTACTATCTCAATCATTGGCAATTATTGAGTATCTTGAAGAAGCGTACCCCGATACGATATCACTTCTGCCAGATAATCCTGAGGAGCGTGCTCAAGTGCGCGCTATTAGCCAGATGATTGCGTGTGATGTACACCCTCTTAATAATTTACGAGTACTGCAATACTTAAACCAATCATTTAATGTTGATGATACGCAACGCCAGCAATGGTACATACATTGGATCACTGTGGGCTTTGATGCACTGGAAAAAGTCTTAGTAAAACAACCGGGTAAGTTTTGCTTTGGTGACACGCCAAGCTTGGCCGATTGTTGCCTTGTACCGCAAGTTTACAATGCCAAACGCTTCAATATGAGCCTTGATTCCTATCCACATATTGAGTCCGTCTATAAGCATTGCAAGGATCATCCAGCGTTTATACAAGCTGCACCTGAACAGCAACCTGACATGGCTTAACCAATTAAAGGAAACTCTCATGACATTTAAAATAGAACAAATACATCATGTTGCATATCGCTGCCACGATGCCAAAGAGACAGTGGACTGGTACAAGAAAAACCTTCATATGGATTTCACCCTCGCCTTTGCTGAAAACCATGTACCTTCGACCAAAGAGCCAGACCCTTACATGCACGTTTTTTTAGATGCCGGTAATGGCAACGTATTGGCTTTTTTTGAGCTGCCTACGCAACCTAAAATGGGTAGTGACAAAAACACCCCAGCGTGGGTGCAACACATCGCCCTTCGCGTTAAAGATCGCGACACATTGGAAATTGCAAAAGCACACCTTGAAGAAAATAGCGTCGACGTACTTGGCATCGTAAACCATGGGCTCTTTCATTCAATTTACTTTTTTGATCCCAATGGCCATCGCATTGAATTGGCTTACGATGATCCAGCTGCAGAAGCAAAGATCGCCCAGATAACTGAAGAAATGAAACAAGATATGCTCAACGAGTGGACAAAAACTAAGCGTGCTCCTGAACATACCAAGTTTTTACATGCCGAAGAATTTGAAGGCTAAAGCAACTAAGCCAAAAAGCACAAAATAATAAAAATGACAGGAGCACGATATTATGAACACTTCTTCAGCATCAAAATGCCCATTTCATGCTTCAGCTGAGCTTAACGAAAAGGCGCAAAAATTTGATATGTTTGGGCCAGAATTTCAGCACTGCCCTGCTACCGCTTTACAGTCATTTCGTGAAGAAAAACCTATCTTTTTCTCTGAAGAAATGAATTATTGGGTGGTGACACGCTATGAAGACATTCGTGAAATATTCCGTGATCCGGTCATTTTTTCAGCTCGTAATGTGTTGGAAAAATTCACCCCAGACACCCAAGAAACAGCTGAGATTTTACAATCTTACGATTATGGTATGAACCGTACATTAGTCAATGAAGACGAGCCAATTCACATGGAACGCCGCCGTGAGCTACTGGAAGCATTTGATTCCTCCAAACTTGAAGGGCTACGCGAACTTACCAAAACTTTAGTCACCAACAAAGTCGATGAATTTATCGGCCTTGGCAAAGTAGACCTAATGGCCACACTTTTGTGGGACATTCCGGTGATTGTTGCCCTAAAGTTTTTAGGTGTCCCCGACGATGATATTTCGGTATTGCAGCAATTCGGTGTGGCACACAAGGTTAACACCTGGGGACGCCCTTCACTCGAAGAACAAAAACACGTGGCCACCAATGTGGGCAAATTTTGGCACTACTCTGGTGAAGTACTAGAACGCATGAAACAAAATACAGAAGGTCAAAGCGGCTGGATGTATGACATGATTCGCAAAAATCAAAGCAACCCTCGCGTTGTGACAGACAACTACCTGCACTCTATGATGATGGCCATTTTGGTAGCCGCTCATGAAACCACTGCCACCGCGACTGCTAACGCTATAAAACACCTTTTATCCACACCAAAGCTTTGGCAAAAACTGCACCACCAGCCGCAGCTTATCCCATCGGCTGTTGAAGAGTGTTTGCGCTATGCAGGTCCTATTGTGTCATGGCGTCGTGAAGCGACCGAAAACATACAAATAAACGGCGTCGACATTGCCAAAGGGGATAAGCTATTCCTTGTAATGGCCGCTGCCAACCGTGATCCTGAACAATTTGAAAACCCTGAAGAGCTTGACATATTACGCGACAACGCCAGCGAACACTTATCTTTTGGCTATGGTGCACATCAGTGCTTAGGGCGCAATATCGGTCGTTTGGAAATGTGTGCGTTTATTGAAGAGCTGACACGTCGCATACCTGATATGGCACTATCCGAGCAAACCTTTACCGTCACCCCCAACACCTCGTTTCATGGGCCTGAAGCACTGTGGGTAGAGTGGACCCCAAAGGCGGTCCAAGGTACGGAAAAAACATCACGTACTTTTCCGATTGGCAACCCAGACAAACGCACCATTGTGCGACCTGCTAAAGTCGTGGCTATTAATACCATCGCCACAGACATCAAGGAAATCATTCTGGCTTCAGAGGATGACACCTTAGCATTTCCTCGTTGGACACCGGGAGCACACATTGAGCTTCACCTGCCAAACGGTTTAAAAAGAAAATACTCACTTTGTCCAAGCCTAAACGCTAACCATTATACAATATTGGTTAAACAGGAAACACACGGTAATGGCGGCTCAGCTTGGATCCACCATCATTTGATGGTCGGCGATCGACTATCAATTCAAGGCCCTAAGAATTTTTTCCCATTAAAACCACATACACAACCCGTTCTACTTATTGCTGGCGGTATCGGGATTACTCCTATGCTATCTATGGCCGAACAGCTTAAGCACGAAAATAAGGAGTTCAGACTGCTGTACTGTGGTCAGACGCGACAAAGCATGGTCCATATCAATCAATTAGAAAAATTTGCACAAGCGCCCGAACTTTATATTTCAAGTGAAGGAAATCGCATCGATCTAGAGACTTTATTAAAAGTGCAGCCGCCAAAGACACACATTTATTCCTGCGGCCCAAAATCAATGATCAACGAGATTCAAATGTTAGCAGAACGCTATCATCTTGCATTTAGTTCTGAGCTTTTCACCTCAGAAAGCCAAACCTTGGACCCCGAAAAAGAAAACGCTTTTGAGGTTGAGTTGATGGATACCGGCAAAACCTATTCCGTCCCCAGAGATAAAACGCTCTTGGAGGTGTTATTAAATAATGACATTGATGTACCGAACGATTGTGCAGAAGGACTTTGCGGAAGCTGTGAGGTACTTGTCGTAGAAGGAGGTGAGATAGACCATCGTGACCATGTTCTTAGCGCAAAAGAAAAACAAAGCAACCAAAAAATGATGACCTGCTGCTCCCGAGCATCAGGAAAAATAACCATAAAACTATAAGTACATGCCAACAATCAAAACAACAATAAAATAGGAAGAAAGCCATTATGTTTAATACCATGCGTTCTATCGTATTAGCCAGTGCCGTTTTAGCGGGATTCAGTACACTAGCCTCTGCCCAAACAGTGCTTAACGTCAGCACATGGCTGCCGCCCACTCACGCACAAAACGCTGTTGTGTGGCCAACATGGGCTAAGTGGGTTGAAGAAGCGACTGAAGGTCGTGTTACCGTTAACATTGAATACAGCTCTAATAACCCAGGTCAACTTTTTGATATCGTTGAAGATGGCGTATCGGATGCTGCCTTTAGTTTTCATGGCTTTATTCCTGGCCGTTTTAAACTGCAGGAAATAGTAGAGCTACCTGGACTAGGCGTTAATGCTGAAGCGGCTTCCGCTGCTCACTGGCGTACCTATGAAAAATACCTCAAAAAAGCGAACGAACATGATGGATTAGAGCTTCTTGCCTTGTTCACTCATGGAGCAGGCGTTATGCAAACAAGCTTTCCAGTTAATAGCCTTGATGATTTAAAGGGCAAAAAAATCCGCATTGGTGGTGGCATACAAGCCGAAATTGGCAAGCGTTTAGAAGTTATTCCTGTTGCCGCACCTGGCAACAAAGTATATGAACTGATGCAAACCGGTGTGGTAGATGGTGTGTTTATGCCAATGACCGAACAACAAGCTCAGCGCTTATATGAAGTAGCGCCTTACGTTACGGCCCTGCCAACGGGTATGTACATGGGTAGTTTTGTGATGTTCATTAACCCTGATTTTATGGATTCTTTGAGCGAAAAAGACGCCAATGCTATTCGCAGTGTATCAGGTGAACGCTTATCTACCATGGCAGGCGCAGCTTGGGATAAAGCTGACATTGCAGCCCAAAAATTTGCTGAAGAAAATGGTGGAAAAGTCGTAGTACTAGATAAAGATCACCCAATCACCTTGTCTTACACTGAAAAAACAGCTGGTTTAGACAAACAGTGGCTTGAGTCGGTCGAAGACAAAAAAGTTGACGCAAAAGCGGCATTAGACATGCTAAGAGCTGAAGCTCACTCTTATGCCAAAGAGCAACAAAAAGACGCTGGAGCGCTCTAATATGTCGTTTATCTCATGGTTAAACGCAAACTATGAGGATAGAGGGCCAATGAAATGGTTGGCCTTCTTCTTTGAACTGATAGCCGCGAGTACGCTATTTGCTCTTATGGTCCTCACCTGCATCGATGTCGTTGGTCGCTACTTTTTTGACTCTCCCGTACTTGGAGCTACCGAATTAACTGAGATTGGCCTAGCTATCATCATTTTCTCTGTTATGCCTGTTGTCACCTGGCGTGGTGCACACATTGTAGTCGATTTAATTGACATCTTTATTAAAGATTCTGTATTACGCATATTATCTATAGTGTCCGCTCTTATTATTTTTTCATCACTGTATTTTGTGTCTTTTAGAATATGGGCGTTAGGAGCTCGAATGATAAGGAGAAATATTACAACGGACTTTTTACATATTGAAGTTGGCTTTTTAATTCAATACATCGCTATTTTAAGCTGGCTTACAGGTATCAGCGCTCTTCTTTATTTTGTGATGTCAGTCTTTAAATCGGCCATCTCAGGAGAAGAAAAATGACGTTGATATTAACCGGTTTTGCCGTTCTTTTGATCATGATCATGATATTTAGAATTCCAATTGCTTTCTCGATGGGAGTAGTAGGATTCTTTGGCTTTGCTGTTTTAAATGGACTCACTTGGGACAACATAGATAGCTTTCGTTGGAAAATCCCTCTTTCTATGGCGTCTAACCGCATTATTGATACAGTCCAAGATTATGGCCTCTCCATCATTCCCTTATTTATTTTGATGGGTAATTTAATCACTCGGTCTGGACTCTCAAAAGAGCTATACAACGCATCCTATGCTTTTTTGTGCCATAGAAAAGGGGGCCTTGCTATGGCTACCATCGTTGCCTGTGGTGGCTTTTCCGCTGTAAGCGGCTCTAGCCTCGCCACCGCAGCTACCATGGCAAAAGTGTCCATGCCTCCCATGAGAAAATATGGCTATAGCGACGCCCTAGCAACGGCTTCAATTGCAGCAGGCGGTACACTAGGTATTTTAATTCCTCCCAGTGTCATGTTAATTGTTTATGGCTTATTAACAGAAACCAGTATCCGTGAACTATTTGCTGCTGGGCTTATTCCTGGAATTTTGGGAATTATTTTGTACCTTGGTGCGGTTAAATACACCGTTTGGCGCGATCCAAAAGCCGGACCGAGTGCAGAGCGTATGAGCTGGCGCGACCGCTTACAAGCTCTAAAAGGCGTACGAGACATACTAGGCCTATTCGCTCTGGTTATGGGTGGTATTTATCTAGGTATTTTCACACCAACAGAAGCCGCTGGAATTGGCGCAGGTGGTGCGTTTATTATCGCTCTTTTACGCCGCAGCCTTAGCTTATCGGCCCTTTTTAAGACATTAGCAGACAGTGCACGCACTTCCGCCACTTTATTTGTTATTGTCATTGGTGCGTTGATTTTTTCTGACTTTATTAATCGCGCCGGACTACCCAGTATGATGGTCGACTTTGTTTTATCGATGGACGTCGCACCAATCATGGTTATTTTCGTCATTTTAATGATTTACATCATTCTTGGCATGGTACTAGAAAGCTTTTCAATGCTTTTACTGACCATTCCAGTGTTTTTTCCAATCGTTGCGGAACTAGGATACAGCTTAGTCTGGTTTGGTGTAGTAGCGGTGATTGTGGTTGAAATCAGCTTGATCACTCCACCCGTTGGAATGAATGTCTTTGTACTAAGCAGTATTATCAAAGATGTTCGTACCGGCACCATTTTTAAAGGAGTACTGCCTTTTTGGATAGCCGACCTCCTACGCCTACTCATTGTGGTCGTCCTTGTACCGCTCTCACTGTGGCTACCCAGCCTAATTTACGATTAATACATACGTGTCACCCCCACAGCAATGTGGGGGGTGACACAACCTGTTGTTGAAAAAACTAAGAAAAACCTCTAATTTTAATTGATTATAATTTAAACACACCTACAAAATCATAGGTGATTTCTATCAATCAGACTTGCCTCATTAGATAATACATATAAATGTATTACACTATACAACCCTGACATTAAATAGCGTCTAGCGAAGTATGGGAAGTCCACAGAGATTCGCTTACTTTCCACGATAATTGAATAGCACTAGATCCAAGCATATGACTCCCACGCATAGGCGTTATTTTAATATTAGGGACAAGTGCAATCGATTTACCCCAGTTAAAACGCTCATCAGTATCAAATGGCGCCCACTGAATGCTATCAACATCTTGATCACTATATAGTTTAGGAGATAAGTGCTTAACTGCACTTTTTAACTGAATTTTAGATATTTCAGCTGTCGCTTCAGTACAGTATACCTTTCCCTTAAACCCTTCTTTGTAAAGTTTAGGAATTAACCCACAATGATCAATGTGAGCATGGGTTAGAATTACACCTGTAATCTCTGTTGGTTCAAAAACAAATGGACGCTCATTTTTTAAGCCTGCTTGTGCCCCTTGATTCATACCGCAATCTACTAACCATTGAGTTCCAGACCCAATGTGCTTCAACCAAGAACAAGACCCAGTGATGCCATCGATAGCACCTACGAATTTAATTTTCATAATTATTCGTAAGCGTCCGGCCATCACCACTTAGACATGCTTTATTATCTTAAAACTCTGTTTAATGATGCATGCTGTTCTGATTTTTTTCTTGCATACGCCGTTTATCTTCGCTAACTTATTTACCAGACAGAGGGCAAATGGATTTGCCTACGCCTCCAGGATGGAGGCTCTGTCGTTTTCAGGATGACTCAGTCGCTGCAAGGACGCAGCAGGAAGACTTTTCTCTTTATTCTCAAACTTAGATTAGCTTGATATTCCACGGCAATAAATCGTCTATGCCATCGTTTTCCTTTCTTTTTGGCAGTTCTTCAAACAATCTGACTAAGTAATCATACGGGATCAGCCCGTTGGCTTTGGCTGTTTCTATGATGCTGTAAAGCGT contains these protein-coding regions:
- a CDS encoding LysR family transcriptional regulator, whose protein sequence is MNVTLRQLRAFLAVHQEGSFTKAADTLHITQSALSSIIKELESNLELGLFDRSTRKLETSEAGRNILPAVIRMLDEMETLTNEVKGLKELDYGKVRIAVAQQLASVELPRIIALYNTMYPQVEVSMIDCGVEKVQDIVSSGEADIGIGPERKLQVALSKRLIFSQPFHLATMPTHPIATGGSIRWKDIAPLELITLRGSFTDLLVENLVRDSADYIISPKHQVNFMSTALSMVKNGLGVTLCLPYAFESVKQSGLVMVPICDPIIYRNFYLYSCKNREKLPAVQKFIDIYLKHMQFDKKWV
- the fahA gene encoding fumarylacetoacetase, yielding MDTKKTFVPVERNSDFSIHNLPYGIFSSDSLSPRVGVAIGNQILDLSQLESAGLLPTSDMPVFHNNTLNPFISLGKAIWQQTRARLQSLLDADNPELRDNQALRASALIEQAIVQMHLPIHVPSYTDFYSSREHAFNVGCMFRGPENALMPNWTELPVGYNGRASSVVVSGTDIVRPSGQIKAPDAERPVFSPCRKLDFELETGFIVGRSNALGKPIPVEEAHEHIFGMVLLNDWSARDIQQWEYIPLGPFNSKTFGSSISPWVVTLDALELFRCPAPKQEPLPLPYLRETRDNNYDINLEVSFDVAGEETVISKTNFKYMYWTMAQQLTHHAISGCNMQVGDLLGSGTISGKEKNSRGSLLELTWNMSEALTLQNGESRHFIEDGDSIVMRGYAQKDNVRVGFGEVRGKVLPAHNFNF
- the maiA gene encoding maleylacetoacetate isomerase; translation: MIQLYSYFRSSAAYRVRIALNLKEMPYEYIPVHLLNNGGEQHSSHYASLNPMKLLPTLVDKQTVLSQSLAIIEYLEEAYPDTISLLPDNPEERAQVRAISQMIACDVHPLNNLRVLQYLNQSFNVDDTQRQQWYIHWITVGFDALEKVLVKQPGKFCFGDTPSLADCCLVPQVYNAKRFNMSLDSYPHIESVYKHCKDHPAFIQAAPEQQPDMA
- a CDS encoding VOC family protein, producing MTFKIEQIHHVAYRCHDAKETVDWYKKNLHMDFTLAFAENHVPSTKEPDPYMHVFLDAGNGNVLAFFELPTQPKMGSDKNTPAWVQHIALRVKDRDTLEIAKAHLEENSVDVLGIVNHGLFHSIYFFDPNGHRIELAYDDPAAEAKIAQITEEMKQDMLNEWTKTKRAPEHTKFLHAEEFEG
- a CDS encoding cytochrome P450/oxidoreductase → MNTSSASKCPFHASAELNEKAQKFDMFGPEFQHCPATALQSFREEKPIFFSEEMNYWVVTRYEDIREIFRDPVIFSARNVLEKFTPDTQETAEILQSYDYGMNRTLVNEDEPIHMERRRELLEAFDSSKLEGLRELTKTLVTNKVDEFIGLGKVDLMATLLWDIPVIVALKFLGVPDDDISVLQQFGVAHKVNTWGRPSLEEQKHVATNVGKFWHYSGEVLERMKQNTEGQSGWMYDMIRKNQSNPRVVTDNYLHSMMMAILVAAHETTATATANAIKHLLSTPKLWQKLHHQPQLIPSAVEECLRYAGPIVSWRREATENIQINGVDIAKGDKLFLVMAAANRDPEQFENPEELDILRDNASEHLSFGYGAHQCLGRNIGRLEMCAFIEELTRRIPDMALSEQTFTVTPNTSFHGPEALWVEWTPKAVQGTEKTSRTFPIGNPDKRTIVRPAKVVAINTIATDIKEIILASEDDTLAFPRWTPGAHIELHLPNGLKRKYSLCPSLNANHYTILVKQETHGNGGSAWIHHHLMVGDRLSIQGPKNFFPLKPHTQPVLLIAGGIGITPMLSMAEQLKHENKEFRLLYCGQTRQSMVHINQLEKFAQAPELYISSEGNRIDLETLLKVQPPKTHIYSCGPKSMINEIQMLAERYHLAFSSELFTSESQTLDPEKENAFEVELMDTGKTYSVPRDKTLLEVLLNNDIDVPNDCAEGLCGSCEVLVVEGGEIDHRDHVLSAKEKQSNQKMMTCCSRASGKITIKL
- a CDS encoding TRAP transporter substrate-binding protein, which codes for MFNTMRSIVLASAVLAGFSTLASAQTVLNVSTWLPPTHAQNAVVWPTWAKWVEEATEGRVTVNIEYSSNNPGQLFDIVEDGVSDAAFSFHGFIPGRFKLQEIVELPGLGVNAEAASAAHWRTYEKYLKKANEHDGLELLALFTHGAGVMQTSFPVNSLDDLKGKKIRIGGGIQAEIGKRLEVIPVAAPGNKVYELMQTGVVDGVFMPMTEQQAQRLYEVAPYVTALPTGMYMGSFVMFINPDFMDSLSEKDANAIRSVSGERLSTMAGAAWDKADIAAQKFAEENGGKVVVLDKDHPITLSYTEKTAGLDKQWLESVEDKKVDAKAALDMLRAEAHSYAKEQQKDAGAL
- a CDS encoding TRAP transporter small permease, which codes for MKWLAFFFELIAASTLFALMVLTCIDVVGRYFFDSPVLGATELTEIGLAIIIFSVMPVVTWRGAHIVVDLIDIFIKDSVLRILSIVSALIIFSSLYFVSFRIWALGARMIRRNITTDFLHIEVGFLIQYIAILSWLTGISALLYFVMSVFKSAISGEEK
- a CDS encoding TRAP transporter large permease is translated as MTLILTGFAVLLIMIMIFRIPIAFSMGVVGFFGFAVLNGLTWDNIDSFRWKIPLSMASNRIIDTVQDYGLSIIPLFILMGNLITRSGLSKELYNASYAFLCHRKGGLAMATIVACGGFSAVSGSSLATAATMAKVSMPPMRKYGYSDALATASIAAGGTLGILIPPSVMLIVYGLLTETSIRELFAAGLIPGILGIILYLGAVKYTVWRDPKAGPSAERMSWRDRLQALKGVRDILGLFALVMGGIYLGIFTPTEAAGIGAGGAFIIALLRRSLSLSALFKTLADSARTSATLFVIVIGALIFSDFINRAGLPSMMVDFVLSMDVAPIMVIFVILMIYIILGMVLESFSMLLLTIPVFFPIVAELGYSLVWFGVVAVIVVEISLITPPVGMNVFVLSSIIKDVRTGTIFKGVLPFWIADLLRLLIVVVLVPLSLWLPSLIYD
- a CDS encoding MBL fold metallo-hydrolase, with translation MKIKFVGAIDGITGSCSWLKHIGSGTQWLVDCGMNQGAQAGLKNERPFVFEPTEITGVILTHAHIDHCGLIPKLYKEGFKGKVYCTEATAEISKIQLKSAVKHLSPKLYSDQDVDSIQWAPFDTDERFNWGKSIALVPNIKITPMRGSHMLGSSAIQLSWKVSESLWTSHTSLDAI